AcagcattttcttcattttaatttttaaaaatctaaaccaTTTTATCATTGTAAaggaaattgttttgtttttgaaaatagtAAGATAAACATGACAAGTACAAAAAGTAAATACAGTGAATACAAAAATGACTAACACAGTCAAATGTACTATTTCCATGCATGCATTAGCTAAACCCCTTAATCCAATCCTGTGAAGTACTGAAGTCTATCAGAGCAATATTGAACAGGCAGAAACCAACTGTACCCATGGCACCTGTCCTTTGCAGGACCCACTCACTCAAACATCCACAGCTTCAATTTACTGTTACCATTTTACCTATACATTTTatgaatgtgggaagaaaagcctcaaaaacacagggagaagatgcaaactccacatagacaattaTCAGATGCTGAATCTGTGAGGCACCAGCAATAACCCCtgtgccttttgtttttctttacaataGCTAAAATTGTATCTTTGTTTTGGAGTTTTCGCTGATTCTTtaatagtattatttttttcaatctaCAAAGTGATTATTTCGTTGTTGTCATACACAATTTCTGTTTAGATATGTGCTTTAATATGATCATCAAATGTTGAAGTCTTAAGTAAATACTATTTAGCTGATTGATGCAGTTTAAGTAATTTGAAACATTCTAACCAGTTCAGTAAAAATCTAGTAATCACATGCCTATAAATTTGTCAATTCTTCTGTCTTTACTCTGAATAAAGTTGCACTGAGCAAGAattgcttttatatattttacctAATATAATTAATTTCAGTGCTTTTCTAaaccatttataaaaaaatgcataaatgaaaGGATTAAAGGTTGAATTTGTGTaggaaaaccagaaaacaaattCCAAGAGTAAGGAAGGGATTGAAAAATTAATAGCAGGGTTAATAATAAGGCAGAAAATGCAAGGTGaccagcaaaaaagaaaaactccaacaATGATTGCCAGTGTTTTTGCTGCCTTTGTTTCTCTCTTCCTTGAATCTTCATTTCTGTGTTCACTTGTTTGTCGTGAAGATTTGGCCTGCTTTGATGCTACCATGTAAATCTTCACATAGATTCCAATCATAATAGATCCAGgaacataaaaagaaattattGCAGAAATTGTACTTGAAACTTCATTCTGAATACCAGTGCAAGTTCCTACACAATAATTATTTCCATCAAGTATACTCTCTTTAGGCTTTACATTGAATTCAGAAAAAATCATTGCAAATCCATAAACAGTTGCTAGAGACCagcaaataaaaatcttttttttcataaGGGTGACTGTAAATATAGATTTATATTTGAAAGGATGGCAAATTGCATAATAGCGATCAATTGAAATgaagaaaagatgcaaaatagaAGTTATACAAAGCAAGAGGTCTATACTGCTATGAAATATACAGAAGATATCTCCAAAATACCAACATTTTTCAACAGTTCTGATTGCACTGGGAGGCATTACGAAACCACCAAGAAGTAAGTCAGCAACTGCTAAAGAAAGCGTCAGAAAGTTTGTTGGAGTATGAAGCTGTTTAAAATGAGCAATAGCAATGATGACTAAACTGTTCCCAGACACAGTGAACAGAATTACTGTGCATAATGCTAAATATATAACAATATGTAGGTTTACTGAGTAAGTTTGTCTGAGACAGGAGTTTTTTATTGATCTGAAACAAAACTGGCTGTTATTTAAACCTGCAGTTTGATTCATGTTGATGAGTAGCATTCAGGAGTGTAATGCACTTGATTTGCTCTTagctgggaaaaaataaaatgtcatattaTAGCATCAGTATTTGTAACGAGTAAACAGTACATGTTAGAATACAGATTACCATGAAAATCTAACCTGGCACAATATTTATATTAAGGTTTTTAATATGTAACTGataacaaatgttttaaagtttttaaaagtatatatttttcttaaaagtaCATGACTTATTATTTAGAATAAATTCTCATAAAACAATTGCATACAGACGTTTTCAACATACTTACCAAGATATATTGTTCTCCTGAAGGATGTGAATTTAATCACAAGAGCTgttaactttatatattctgtaACCATCCAATTAAATGTTCTCTGTAGAATTTATTACAGAAGGTCAAGAAATGTTATTGCCTATATGGTATATTCCCATAATAGAACATGTTCCCtgaagtgacacacacacacacaatgataaTGTAGACTGCAGTTAAAGACACTTGAAAATAAGGTATGTCAAACATTGCAAGGTTTTTAATTTCCTATATGTAgtgtgtgtttattgtataaagtaaagcaaacaaaggAGGAACAACATAAGAACTAAGTACAAAGTCACAAGGTAAACAAACACCTGCTgctttcatgctttttttttcatgCTTTCATGGCCCTGCCATAAATAGGATTTGCATCCCAGTTCATCTTCTTACCTAAAGAactgaaacaaataattttttctcAGGTTGGACTGCATCATTTGGCCCattttcttttaacactagaattaccagagtctacaaaaaaatgcgtagatccagcccaccttaaaaccgttctcacctctcttttgtcttctaaatgtgctgattaagacgagcagcaagcagccggcttttctctacattcaaaatggataacacggtacaacaccctagtactactttataTTTCTATAAATACTACAGTCCATTCCATAACATGACGTTAAAAACCTGCCTTTCCAAACTCCCCCCTAtcccctagtttaaacaatcacTGACTGACCTACTCATATCCTGACAATGCAATAGTGCCTACCCCGTTCAAGTGGATCCCTTCATGGAGGATCAGCCTGCATTTACCCCAAAAGGCAATCTCTGCCTTTCTATTTGACACCAGGCTTTGAGGCACATCTCAGCAGTTGAAACCTTAAACTTCGAATCCCCTGAATTTCACCAAGACTGCCATATGACACAGACAGAACCTCTGAAAAGGCCACTGTCTCAGTACTGCTCCATCCcagctttttaaatgtgttgtgtACAACTGGCAGCCATGGCCTATCTGTATTATTTGTTCCAGTGTGGACAATAACAACTGGATCCATTCCTTCTCTGTCCAGGAGCCACTAGTGCACTAGGAAGACAACATATTGTAAAAGTGTCTGATGGGAAGGAGAGAGGCCTTAAAAGAGAGTGAAAATGAGACGTATATGAAGTGAGAGAAAAATGTCTGTTTCAGTACTTTGAGGTAAGAAGGTGAACTGGGGTGCAAATCCTATTTAAGAGAGGCCCAGAAAACCAACAGGTGTTTGTTTACCTTGATGATTTTGTGCTTAGTTCTCTTGTTAGTCCatctttgtttgattttcttatataataaacACAGCTTTTTGTATGCCTTTAAGCTCTTTGGTATTATTAGGTATGGCTGTAGAGCTtactttaaatattcattttatatatatatatatatatatatatatatatatatatatatatatatatatatatatatattagtatatatatatatatatatatatatatatatatgtaaagtaaGTGCACAAGTAATTTCACTCTGCTTAGTATTATACTAAGTCTCTTCAATTACAATTTAGCACAGAAATGAAAAACCTTGTAATATTTGAGATACATTATTTTGAAGTGTTTTCAACTGCAGTCGTATATTATAATTGTGTGTGTGACTTCAGGGAAAATGTCCTATTATGGGAATATACACTAGGCAATAATATTTCTTGACCTTCCCTCATAAATCCATAATAATTGGATTGTTACAGAATATATAAACCTAACAACCGATGTGATTAAAAACATATCCTTCAGGAAGAACTTAGGATACCTTGGTAAGTgtgtaaaaaaagacaatatctTTGTTTAGGGACTTTAAGTACTAAGccattatttttaaaggaaaatatagTTTActtataaaataactaaaataataattatttgttttcagttataTGTTAAAAACCTTAATGTAAATATTGTGCAAGGTCAGGTTTTCATAGTAATCTATTGTCTAACATATATAGTTAACTTTTTAGAATTACTGATGCTATGATATGACATTTTATTCTTTTCCAGCTGGAGCAAATCAAGGGCATTATAGTCTTGAATGCGACTCATGAATATGAATCAAACTGCAACTTTAAATAACAGCCAGTTATGTTTCAGATCATTAAAAAACTCATGTCAGAGACAAACTTACTCTACAAACTTGCGTATTCCTCTGTATTTAGCATTATGCACAGTAATTCTGTTCACTGTGTCTGGGAACAGTTTGGTCATCATTTCTATCGCTCATTTCAAGCAGCTTCATACACCAACAAACTTTCTAACGCTTTCTTTAGCAGTTGCTGACTTTCTTCTTGGAGGACTGGTAATGCCACCCAGTGCAATCAGAACTGTTGAAAAATGTTGGTATTTTGGTGATATCTTCTGTATATTTCATAGCAGTATAGACCTCTTGCTTTGCATAACTtctattttgcatcttttcttcATTTCAATTGATCGCTATTATGCAATTTGCCATCCTTTCAAATATAAGTCAAAATTTACAGTAGTCCTTATAAAAAAGATGATTTTCCTTTGCTGGTCTCTAGCAGCTGTTTATGGATTTGCAATGATTTTTGCAGAATTCAATATAAAGCCTAAAGACAGTATACATGATAAGAACAATTATTGTGTAGGAAGCTGTAATGTTATTCAGAATGAAGTTTCAACAAGAATTTcttcaataatttctttttatattcctGGATCTATTATGATTGTAATCTATGTGAAGATTTACATGGTAGCAAC
The sequence above is drawn from the Erpetoichthys calabaricus chromosome 3, fErpCal1.3, whole genome shotgun sequence genome and encodes:
- the LOC114649503 gene encoding trace amine-associated receptor 1-like; the encoded protein is MRLMNMNQTATLNNSQLCFRSLKNSCQRQTYSTNLRIPLYLALCTVILFTVSGNSLVIISIAHFKQLHTPTNFLTLSLAVADFLLGGLVMPPSAIRTVEKCWYFGDIFCIFHSSIDLLLCITSILHLFFISIDRYYAICHPFKYKSKFTVVLIKKMIFLCWSLAAVYGFAMIFAEFNIKPKDSIHDKNNYCVGSCNVIQNEVSTRISSIISFYIPGSIMIVIYVKIYMVATKQAKSLRQTIEHRNEDSRKREAKAAKTLAIIVGVFLCCWSPSFFCITINPAIHFSIPSLLLEIVYWFSYTNSTFNPFIYAFFYKWFRKALKLIILGKIYESKSCSVQLYSE